The following are from one region of the Fibrobacter sp. UWH6 genome:
- a CDS encoding EpsG family protein, with amino-acid sequence MFFFLWIFAIIVCFVITLFPIRVEDSINKQKDVLFFVEKFVEYLLIACTYVLIVSNRTQPDIINYQYGYIGAISLDSSREILYKFLSSTSYNIGLNFFQFRNVLVLLSGVCFIFAMKMANVKISSVLLFYLPVVMFMDSSQFRNSICLYVLLLAVHLLNDSKNFIFFIVVVLILSQIHSAYIVYLILLGLFLRDQKRKYFLCGIFGVSLIVCALTFMNGNRVPFVNDFFAFFLSSSDERVLYALSTGRFGFLYPLGVHSITLVLLLFLKGRTCLANRDDFFVKCMIGLMTCSYVIVPFIMMNMNYYRIIRNAYVASLIAFMVIYREQKNDVLGKIMLLGGLAMVTGLWGFFEMGIYDSIDVIANPILKDGVWFLDNETGVLR; translated from the coding sequence ATGTTTTTTTTTCTGTGGATTTTTGCGATAATTGTTTGTTTTGTTATAACCTTATTCCCGATAAGGGTTGAGGATTCTATAAATAAACAAAAAGATGTATTGTTTTTTGTTGAAAAATTTGTTGAGTATTTGCTGATTGCATGTACTTATGTTTTGATAGTTAGCAATCGAACTCAACCGGATATAATAAACTATCAATATGGCTATATTGGTGCGATATCTTTAGATTCCAGTCGAGAGATTTTGTATAAATTTTTAAGTTCTACTTCGTATAATATAGGGTTGAATTTTTTTCAATTTAGGAACGTACTTGTTCTGCTCTCTGGAGTATGTTTTATTTTTGCAATGAAAATGGCGAATGTGAAAATTTCATCTGTTTTGTTATTTTATTTGCCTGTAGTTATGTTTATGGATTCTAGCCAATTTAGAAATTCTATATGTTTGTATGTTCTGTTGCTTGCTGTTCATTTGCTGAATGATTCAAAGAACTTTATCTTTTTTATTGTTGTTGTTTTGATTTTGAGCCAGATTCATTCTGCGTATATTGTTTATTTGATTTTGCTAGGTCTTTTTTTAAGAGATCAAAAAAGAAAATACTTTTTGTGTGGAATTTTTGGGGTGAGTTTGATTGTTTGCGCATTAACGTTTATGAATGGAAATAGGGTCCCTTTTGTAAATGATTTTTTTGCATTTTTTTTGAGTTCGTCAGATGAACGTGTTCTGTATGCATTATCCACTGGACGATTTGGTTTTTTATATCCGTTGGGCGTGCATTCCATTACGTTGGTACTACTTCTTTTTCTTAAAGGACGAACTTGTTTGGCTAATAGAGACGACTTCTTTGTGAAATGTATGATAGGTTTAATGACATGCTCCTATGTAATTGTGCCTTTTATTATGATGAATATGAACTATTACCGAATTATTAGAAATGCATATGTCGCATCTTTAATAGCTTTTATGGTTATATATCGAGAACAAAAAAACGATGTTTTGGGAAAAATAATGTTGTTGGGCGGGCTTGCTATGGTGACTGGCTTGTGGGGCTTCTTTGAAATGGGAATATACGATTCAATAGATGTTATAGCGAATCCAATTTTAAAAGATGGGGTTTGGTTCCTTGACAATGAAACCGGAGTTTTACGATGA
- a CDS encoding glycosyltransferase family 2 protein: MSDVTPLISIIIPAFNASSYIKECFDHILTQSFLDYEVVVVDDGSADETPEICDSYALKSSKIKVIHKENEGASSARATAVHAARGKYLVFVDADDWIVENSLSKIATSIRTYQPDIICWGMIRETPKGLFYKSVSCAPGLYSKEQIEKSIYPNLIQGVRGNYFSPSLWGKSFRRELFLQNMLSNTNAVFGEDFACSIACIYNSESLFIMSDCLYFYRYNTSSVTRCRKAYNWSCPEVLDSHIKSRVDIDYGDFRQQSYRKIVHDIFTVAVSRFYEKKNFFVFSQDLRFNLNHPLYREAIEKAFFKNSLKAKFMLFVLKRRLYWLIGIYAMIK, translated from the coding sequence ATGAGTGATGTAACCCCTTTGATATCAATCATAATTCCTGCATTCAATGCGTCTTCGTATATAAAAGAGTGCTTTGACCATATTCTTACTCAATCGTTTCTGGATTATGAAGTTGTTGTCGTTGATGATGGGTCTGCTGATGAAACCCCGGAAATTTGTGATTCATATGCTTTAAAAAGTTCTAAAATTAAAGTGATTCATAAAGAAAATGAGGGGGCTTCTTCTGCTAGAGCAACTGCTGTGCATGCTGCTCGTGGAAAATATCTTGTTTTTGTTGATGCTGACGACTGGATTGTAGAAAATTCTCTATCTAAGATAGCGACCTCTATAAGAACTTATCAACCGGATATTATTTGTTGGGGAATGATTCGGGAAACACCCAAGGGCTTATTTTATAAAAGTGTTTCTTGTGCGCCAGGCTTATATTCTAAAGAACAAATCGAAAAATCTATTTATCCAAATTTGATTCAGGGGGTGCGTGGCAACTATTTTTCTCCTTCCTTGTGGGGAAAGTCCTTTAGACGTGAACTTTTTTTGCAAAATATGTTGTCAAATACAAATGCAGTCTTTGGCGAGGATTTCGCTTGTTCTATTGCTTGCATTTATAATTCTGAATCATTGTTTATTATGTCGGATTGTCTATATTTTTATAGATATAATACATCTTCTGTGACTAGATGTAGGAAGGCTTATAATTGGAGTTGTCCCGAAGTATTAGATTCTCATATCAAGTCTAGAGTTGACATTGATTATGGTGATTTTCGTCAACAATCATATCGAAAGATTGTTCATGATATATTTACTGTGGCTGTATCTCGCTTTTATGAAAAGAAAAATTTTTTTGTTTTTTCTCAAGATTTACGATTCAATTTGAATCATCCTTTATATAGGGAAGCTATTGAAAAAGCTTTTTTTAAAAATTCATTAAAAGCGAAATTTATGTTGTTTGTTTTGAAGCGACGTTTATATTGGTTGATCGGTATATACGCAATGATTAAGTAG
- a CDS encoding glycosyltransferase family 4 protein: protein MKILYVTTISNTMTFFIEHIKMLLNEGHSVELACSSALKPVNPIYNELGCKIHEIPFSRSPFSKNNIAAYKKLKRLVESEGYDIVHCHTPNAAMITRLACRKVRKQGTKVFYTAHGFHFFKGAPLKNWLMFYPVEKICARWTDVLITINHEDYEFAKKNMPAKKVCHVPGVGLNLDKFRNVKCDRNETRSLLGIPLDCFLLLSVGELNANKNHQTVIRAMACMKQKNVHYMIAGVGCLKENLHRLAVNLGIGEKVHFLGYRNDIPDLAYASDVFCFMSRREGLGMAALEAMACGLPLISSNVHGINDYSENGVTGYKCAPCDVNKVCEYLDVLSENSELKKKIGEGNKRIVERFSSDNVVAEMRRLYE, encoded by the coding sequence ATGAAAATTTTATATGTGACAACAATTTCCAATACAATGACCTTTTTCATTGAGCATATAAAAATGCTGCTGAATGAAGGTCATTCTGTTGAACTCGCTTGTTCTTCTGCTTTAAAACCGGTTAATCCAATCTATAATGAACTTGGGTGTAAAATCCATGAAATCCCGTTTTCTCGTTCACCCTTTAGCAAAAACAACATTGCCGCGTATAAAAAGTTGAAACGTTTGGTCGAAAGTGAGGGCTATGATATAGTTCATTGCCATACACCAAATGCCGCTATGATTACGCGTCTTGCTTGTCGAAAAGTACGTAAACAGGGAACCAAAGTTTTTTATACGGCGCATGGGTTCCATTTCTTTAAGGGAGCTCCTCTGAAGAATTGGCTAATGTTCTATCCTGTTGAAAAAATTTGCGCTCGCTGGACAGATGTCTTGATAACAATCAATCATGAAGATTATGAATTTGCTAAGAAGAATATGCCTGCTAAGAAGGTTTGTCATGTTCCTGGAGTAGGATTGAATTTAGACAAATTTAGGAATGTGAAATGTGATCGAAATGAAACTCGGTCTTTACTAGGAATACCTCTAGATTGTTTCTTGTTATTATCCGTTGGTGAGTTAAATGCCAATAAAAATCATCAGACCGTAATTCGAGCCATGGCTTGTATGAAACAAAAAAATGTCCATTACATGATTGCTGGTGTTGGATGTTTGAAAGAAAATTTACATCGTTTGGCTGTTAATCTTGGAATTGGGGAAAAGGTACATTTTTTGGGGTATAGAAATGATATTCCGGATTTGGCTTATGCGTCAGATGTTTTTTGTTTTATGTCCCGAAGAGAAGGGCTGGGTATGGCTGCGTTAGAAGCTATGGCTTGTGGCTTACCTCTTATATCGTCAAATGTTCATGGAATAAACGATTATAGTGAAAATGGTGTGACTGGGTATAAATGTGCTCCGTGTGACGTAAATAAAGTATGCGAATACTTGGATGTTTTGAGTGAAAATTCTGAATTAAAAAAGAAAATCGGCGAAGGAAATAAAAGAATTGTTGAACGATTTTCTAGTGATAATGTTGTTGCTGAAATGAGACGTTTGTATGAGTGA